The following proteins come from a genomic window of Desulfonatronum thiosulfatophilum:
- the rpmC gene encoding 50S ribosomal protein L29, whose protein sequence is MKTTELRELTGTELQEKLLEFQKELFNLRFQHKTAQLENTQRLPFVRKTVARILTVMREQNAGARS, encoded by the coding sequence ATGAAAACAACTGAACTTCGTGAACTCACGGGTACAGAGCTTCAAGAAAAGCTGCTCGAGTTTCAGAAAGAATTGTTCAATCTTCGATTTCAACATAAAACCGCCCAGCTGGAGAATACGCAACGATTGCCTTTTGTCCGAAAAACAGTTGCACGGATATTGACAGTTATGCGTGAACAAAACGCAGGAGCAAGGTCATGA
- the rpsQ gene encoding 30S ribosomal protein S17 yields MNTELKQKTKRTEIGVVMSNKAEKTIVVSVNKLEKHPLFKKYIRRRKKMMAHDEQNVCNIGDKVEIIESRPLSKRKCWQLKQVLERAV; encoded by the coding sequence ATGAATACGGAACTCAAGCAAAAGACCAAACGTACTGAAATCGGCGTGGTCATGAGCAACAAGGCTGAGAAAACTATTGTCGTTTCCGTCAATAAACTGGAAAAACATCCTCTGTTCAAGAAATATATTCGACGAAGAAAGAAGATGATGGCCCATGATGAGCAAAATGTATGCAACATCGGGGATAAAGTTGAAATAATCGAAAGTCGTCCTTTGAGTAAACGCAAATGCTGGCAGCTCAAGCAAGTGCTGGAAAGAGCTGTTTAA
- the rplN gene encoding 50S ribosomal protein L14, producing MIQVQSMLDVADNSGAKKVFCVKVLGGSHRRYASIGDIIVVSVKEAMPHSKVKKGEVMRAVIVRTKKEVNRPDGSFIRFDNNSAVLLNKQNEPVGTRIFGPVARELRSKNFMKIVSLAPEVL from the coding sequence ATGATACAAGTTCAATCGATGCTTGATGTCGCGGATAATTCCGGGGCAAAGAAAGTTTTCTGCGTCAAGGTGCTTGGCGGCAGTCATCGCAGATATGCCTCTATTGGAGACATAATTGTTGTTTCCGTTAAGGAAGCCATGCCGCATTCCAAGGTCAAGAAAGGCGAAGTAATGCGAGCCGTGATAGTACGCACGAAAAAAGAAGTGAATCGTCCTGATGGTTCTTTCATTCGCTTTGACAATAATTCCGCCGTACTTTTGAACAAGCAGAACGAACCGGTTGGGACACGCATTTTTGGACCTGTTGCCCGTGAACTGCGCTCCAAGAATTTCATGAAAATTGTTTCACTGGCTCCCGAAGTTCTGTAG
- the rplX gene encoding 50S ribosomal protein L24 yields the protein MKNRKILKNDKVMVMVGKDKGKIGKVLKLFPKTERILIEGVNKVKKHSKGNPYKGETGGIKEKESPLHLSNVNLVCDNCSKPTRIGYKLIEADKKVRFCKKCNEIIA from the coding sequence ATGAAAAATCGCAAAATATTGAAAAACGACAAAGTCATGGTTATGGTTGGGAAAGACAAAGGCAAGATCGGTAAAGTATTAAAACTCTTTCCTAAAACAGAACGGATCCTCATCGAGGGTGTGAACAAGGTTAAAAAGCATTCCAAGGGAAACCCTTATAAAGGGGAAACCGGAGGAATCAAAGAAAAAGAATCTCCTTTGCACCTTTCCAATGTGAATCTTGTCTGCGATAATTGCTCTAAGCCGACTCGTATCGGCTACAAGCTCATCGAAGCAGACAAAAAGGTCCGGTTTTGTAAAAAGTGTAACGAAATAATTGCTTAA
- the rplE gene encoding 50S ribosomal protein L5: protein MSRLQENYKNKVAPELMKEFGYSSVMEIPRIHSISLNIGLGEASQNNKLIEDAVTELTQIAGQKSVVTRAKKSIAAYKLREGMPVGCRVTLRRERMWDFLDKLVSFSLPRVRDFRGIPDRGFDGRGNFTMGIREHTIFPEINMDRVDRVKGMNITIVTTASTDKEGKTLLQLLGMPFKK, encoded by the coding sequence ATGTCCAGGTTGCAGGAAAATTATAAGAACAAGGTCGCTCCTGAGTTGATGAAGGAGTTTGGGTATTCTTCAGTGATGGAGATTCCACGAATACATAGCATCAGCCTGAATATTGGTCTTGGGGAAGCATCCCAGAACAACAAGCTGATCGAAGATGCTGTCACTGAACTCACCCAGATTGCCGGTCAGAAATCTGTAGTCACCAGGGCTAAAAAATCCATTGCCGCTTATAAGCTACGCGAAGGAATGCCCGTAGGTTGTCGTGTTACCTTGCGACGGGAACGCATGTGGGACTTTCTGGATAAGCTTGTCTCATTTTCATTGCCGCGCGTCAGGGACTTTCGAGGAATACCGGATCGTGGATTCGACGGAAGAGGCAACTTTACCATGGGAATCCGTGAGCATACGATTTTTCCTGAAATCAACATGGATCGCGTTGATCGTGTCAAAGGTATGAATATCACTATAGTGACCACTGCTTCCACCGACAAAGAGGGCAAGACCCTTCTGCAGTTGTTGGGCATGCCATTTAAAAAATAA
- a CDS encoding type Z 30S ribosomal protein S14 — MARTALIIKAARKPKFSSRAYNRCPVCGRSRAFLRRFGLCRICFRNMSLAGELPGVRKSSW; from the coding sequence TTGGCTCGAACTGCTCTCATCATCAAGGCTGCCAGAAAGCCGAAATTTTCTTCTCGCGCCTACAACCGGTGCCCTGTCTGTGGCCGATCGCGTGCATTTTTAAGGCGCTTTGGCCTATGTCGAATTTGCTTCCGAAACATGTCCCTGGCAGGTGAGTTGCCTGGGGTAAGAAAATCAAGTTGGTAA
- the rpsH gene encoding 30S ribosomal protein S8 has product MLNDPIADMLARIRNAQKALHKEVFIPASKMTESISVILKEHGFVSDVSNEEGKLRVVLKYLSSKGAISGSRRLSKPGLRIYVGAKDIPAVQNGLGIAILSTPQGVLEGRKAHADNVGGELLCEIW; this is encoded by the coding sequence CTGCTCAATGATCCCATAGCGGATATGCTTGCACGTATTCGCAATGCACAAAAAGCATTGCATAAAGAAGTATTTATTCCTGCTTCAAAAATGACTGAATCAATTTCCGTCATTTTGAAGGAACACGGATTTGTCTCAGATGTCTCCAATGAAGAAGGCAAACTTCGTGTCGTTTTGAAGTATCTTTCTTCTAAGGGCGCCATCTCAGGATCACGACGACTGAGCAAGCCTGGTTTGCGGATATACGTCGGCGCTAAAGATATACCTGCCGTACAAAATGGACTGGGTATCGCCATCCTCTCCACTCCGCAGGGTGTTCTGGAAGGTCGTAAAGCCCATGCCGATAATGTCGGCGGGGAATTGCTCTGCGAAATTTGGTAA
- the rplF gene encoding 50S ribosomal protein L6, with translation MSRIGKNPVTLPQGVEIRLQKDLINIKGPKGELQTPTHPAIQYELKDNAVHLSRADDSRTAREQFGLRRTLLANSVKGVTDGFQKVLEVIGVGYKVAVEGSKITLNVGFSHPVEYVLPSGMTAKAEGNKLTISGINKEQVGEVAAQIRRFRPPEPFKGKGIKYVDEVIRRKAGKTGKK, from the coding sequence ATGTCACGCATTGGAAAAAATCCGGTCACCCTGCCTCAGGGCGTAGAGATCCGATTGCAAAAAGATCTGATCAATATCAAAGGACCGAAGGGGGAATTGCAGACGCCGACGCATCCAGCAATTCAATATGAGCTGAAGGATAATGCCGTTCACTTGTCACGCGCTGACGACTCACGAACAGCACGTGAACAATTCGGCCTGCGTCGGACTTTGCTCGCAAATTCCGTCAAAGGCGTCACCGACGGTTTTCAAAAAGTCCTTGAGGTGATTGGAGTTGGTTACAAGGTCGCTGTCGAAGGATCTAAGATTACTTTAAACGTCGGTTTTTCACACCCCGTTGAATACGTTTTGCCATCAGGGATGACTGCCAAGGCTGAGGGAAATAAGTTGACGATCAGCGGCATCAACAAAGAGCAAGTTGGTGAAGTTGCCGCCCAGATTCGACGTTTTCGTCCACCAGAGCCATTCAAAGGCAAAGGTATTAAGTATGTTGATGAAGTCATCCGCCGTAAGGCCGGTAAAACTGGTAAAAAATAG
- the rplR gene encoding 50S ribosomal protein L18, whose translation MKYTKSQARMRRRQRIRKKISGTAQRPRLVVFRSNTYIYAQLIDDEKGHTLVSASSFAMAKENGSTAFNRDVATQVGKDLAEKAKSKDILQVVFDRSGYIYHGKIKALADGAREGGLQF comes from the coding sequence ATGAAATACACGAAATCTCAAGCCAGAATGCGGCGCAGGCAACGTATTCGTAAAAAGATCAGCGGCACTGCTCAACGACCACGACTGGTAGTGTTTCGTTCCAATACGTACATCTATGCCCAGCTCATTGATGATGAGAAAGGTCACACACTCGTGTCCGCATCCTCATTCGCCATGGCGAAAGAAAACGGTTCTACCGCCTTTAACCGAGATGTTGCCACTCAAGTTGGAAAGGATCTCGCCGAAAAGGCGAAGTCCAAGGATATTCTCCAAGTTGTCTTTGATCGTAGCGGATACATCTATCACGGGAAAATCAAGGCTCTTGCCGACGGCGCTCGAGAGGGCGGACTTCAATTTTAA
- the rpsE gene encoding 30S ribosomal protein S5: MEQTQLGFIEKIVYLNRVAKVVKGGRRFSFSALVVVGNGKDSVGYGLGKANEVPEAIRKATERARKSMQKINLVDGTVPYKVEGQYGAGRVVLKPASKGTGIIAGGPVRAVMEAVGVSDILTKAIGTNNPHNVLKATVQGLVSLRSAEQVSTLRGQSVKLIR; encoded by the coding sequence ATGGAACAGACGCAACTAGGATTCATTGAGAAAATTGTTTATTTGAACCGCGTGGCCAAAGTTGTAAAAGGCGGGCGCCGATTCAGTTTTAGCGCCTTGGTGGTTGTGGGCAATGGTAAGGATTCAGTAGGCTACGGTCTTGGCAAAGCCAACGAGGTTCCTGAGGCCATACGCAAGGCAACGGAACGCGCTCGCAAATCCATGCAAAAGATCAACCTGGTTGATGGAACGGTTCCATATAAAGTCGAAGGTCAATACGGCGCAGGGCGAGTAGTTTTGAAACCTGCTTCCAAGGGAACAGGCATTATCGCAGGCGGCCCCGTTCGTGCCGTGATGGAAGCAGTCGGAGTCAGCGACATATTGACCAAAGCTATTGGAACAAACAACCCACACAACGTGCTCAAAGCGACAGTACAAGGCCTGGTATCCTTGCGATCCGCCGAACAGGTCAGCACTCTGCGCGGCCAATCCGTCAAGCTGATACGTTGA
- the rplO gene encoding 50S ribosomal protein L15: MRLHELYPFFEERKSRKRVGRGSGSGTGCTSGKGNKGQKSRSGGTKAPGFEGGQMPLQRRLPKGGFKNPFRIEYSVVNLDRLLESFPKSESISLEEIYSAGFGKKGMPVKILARGSVSTSVRVEAHKFSKQAIEKITQAGGQAIAMEGEQSAADNE; the protein is encoded by the coding sequence ATGAGATTACACGAGCTGTATCCATTTTTTGAAGAACGGAAATCGCGTAAGCGAGTCGGTCGTGGTTCTGGCAGCGGAACCGGCTGTACATCCGGAAAAGGTAACAAGGGGCAAAAATCCCGCAGTGGTGGTACCAAGGCTCCCGGATTCGAGGGGGGACAGATGCCGTTGCAGCGCAGGCTCCCTAAAGGCGGTTTCAAGAATCCGTTCCGAATCGAATATTCCGTGGTGAATCTTGATCGCCTTCTGGAATCTTTTCCAAAATCCGAGTCCATTTCTCTTGAAGAAATTTATAGTGCCGGGTTTGGGAAGAAGGGAATGCCTGTGAAGATTCTTGCCCGGGGATCTGTTTCAACATCCGTCCGTGTTGAAGCGCACAAATTCAGCAAGCAGGCTATAGAAAAAATTACTCAAGCCGGTGGCCAAGCCATTGCCATGGAAGGCGAGCAGAGTGCAGCAGACAACGAGTAA
- the secY gene encoding preprotein translocase subunit SecY: MQQTTSKAGGLAELKRKILFTFLLLATCRIGVHIPVPGVDSRAMVDFFASMQGTLFGMFDMFAGGGLSNLSIMALGIMPYISASIIIQLLTVVSPELKRLKEEGAAGRKKITQYTRYGTVLIAAIQGLGIAIGIENMTSPAGVPVVLDGGWAFRLTTIITLVSGTVLLMWIGEQITEYGIGNGISLIIFAGIVAQLPGAVFNTFRLMSAGQISLFVAILLAVLVASVLIFIVFMERGQRRIPIQYAKRMLGRKMYGGQTTHLPLKINTAGVIPPIFASSMLMFPATLASFSQSEILNRISVIFDPASIIYNTVFVALIIFFCYFYTAIIFDPKDIAENIRKQGGFVPGIRPGLKTREYIDTVLSRITLWGSLYISAICVLPMLLIAQFNVPFYFGGTGVLIAVVVAMDTMSKVDSYLITHQYEGLMQKTRIKGRR; encoded by the coding sequence GTGCAGCAGACAACGAGTAAAGCAGGAGGACTTGCGGAACTCAAACGCAAGATTCTTTTTACCTTTTTGTTGCTGGCAACATGCCGAATCGGTGTACATATACCGGTTCCAGGCGTTGATTCACGCGCTATGGTGGATTTTTTTGCCAGTATGCAAGGTACCCTGTTCGGCATGTTCGACATGTTTGCCGGCGGTGGGTTAAGCAACCTGTCTATCATGGCATTGGGCATTATGCCCTACATTTCCGCTTCCATCATAATTCAGCTTTTGACTGTGGTCAGTCCTGAATTGAAAAGATTGAAGGAAGAAGGAGCCGCTGGGCGCAAGAAAATTACACAGTATACGCGATACGGTACTGTGCTTATAGCCGCCATTCAAGGACTTGGAATTGCTATTGGCATTGAAAACATGACCAGTCCGGCCGGAGTTCCCGTCGTCCTTGACGGGGGTTGGGCTTTCCGGCTGACGACTATTATTACCCTTGTTTCCGGCACGGTTCTGTTGATGTGGATCGGTGAGCAGATTACCGAGTATGGTATAGGTAACGGAATTTCCCTGATTATATTCGCCGGTATCGTGGCCCAGCTGCCAGGTGCTGTTTTCAATACATTCCGCTTGATGAGTGCTGGACAGATCTCGCTGTTCGTCGCTATTTTGTTGGCGGTGCTTGTTGCTTCGGTACTTATATTCATCGTTTTCATGGAACGAGGACAGCGCCGAATCCCTATACAATATGCCAAACGTATGTTGGGGCGTAAGATGTACGGGGGGCAGACGACCCATCTGCCACTGAAGATCAATACAGCCGGTGTCATTCCACCCATATTTGCATCTTCAATGCTTATGTTTCCGGCGACTTTGGCTTCATTCTCGCAATCAGAAATACTGAATAGAATTTCCGTTATCTTCGATCCAGCGAGCATCATTTATAATACCGTTTTCGTGGCTTTGATCATCTTTTTCTGCTATTTCTATACAGCTATCATCTTTGACCCCAAGGACATAGCCGAAAATATTCGTAAGCAGGGTGGTTTCGTCCCCGGAATACGTCCAGGTTTAAAGACTCGAGAATATATCGACACCGTCCTTAGCCGGATTACCTTGTGGGGTTCATTATATATATCAGCGATTTGTGTTCTTCCCATGCTGCTTATAGCCCAGTTTAACGTTCCTTTCTATTTTGGTGGAACAGGTGTATTGATTGCCGTTGTTGTCGCGATGGATACCATGAGCAAGGTTGATTCCTATTTGATAACTCATCAATATGAAGGATTGATGCAAAAGACACGGATTAAAGGCAGGCGTTAA
- the map gene encoding type I methionyl aminopeptidase has product MKKFLGIYLKNEKEINILREANRIVSIILDALQEKICPGIKTLELEEIALTWCSRFDVKPAFLGYRGFPYALCCSVNDQVVHGFPSERYLEEGDIVSLDFGIIYQGFYGDSARTFPVGNISPTSQQLIDVARNALDIGIRSAVVGNQLYDISRSIQSYVEGEGCSVVKRFVGHGIGRSLHEKPEIPNFVPQRYTDIPLKTGMVLAIEPMVTAGRDEVEILPDRWTAITKDRSLAAHFEHTIALTSNGTEILSRSHAEYGQGRDS; this is encoded by the coding sequence GTGAAGAAGTTTCTCGGTATTTATCTCAAGAACGAGAAAGAGATAAATATCCTTCGTGAAGCAAATCGGATTGTCTCCATTATTCTTGATGCACTGCAGGAAAAGATTTGTCCTGGTATTAAAACCCTGGAACTGGAAGAAATTGCCTTAACTTGGTGCTCAAGATTTGACGTTAAACCGGCTTTTCTTGGATACCGTGGATTTCCTTATGCATTATGTTGTTCAGTGAACGATCAGGTTGTGCATGGGTTTCCTTCAGAGCGATACCTTGAAGAAGGCGATATTGTCAGTCTTGATTTTGGGATTATATATCAGGGTTTTTATGGCGATTCGGCGCGAACATTTCCTGTTGGAAACATTTCTCCAACCTCTCAGCAATTGATCGACGTTGCCCGAAATGCCCTGGATATCGGAATACGTTCAGCAGTCGTCGGGAATCAACTTTATGATATATCCCGTTCGATACAGAGTTATGTAGAGGGAGAAGGTTGTTCAGTCGTAAAACGATTTGTCGGACATGGAATCGGACGCAGTCTTCACGAGAAGCCTGAAATTCCGAATTTTGTACCTCAAAGGTACACCGATATTCCGTTAAAAACCGGAATGGTGCTTGCCATAGAGCCAATGGTTACCGCCGGTAGAGATGAAGTGGAAATTCTCCCTGATCGTTGGACAGCCATCACAAAGGATCGAAGTCTTGCCGCTCATTTTGAGCACACAATAGCCTTGACTTCTAACGGAACAGAAATCCTGAGCAGGAGTCACGCCGAATACGGCCAAGGGAGAGATTCCTGA
- the rpmJ gene encoding 50S ribosomal protein L36, giving the protein MKVKPSVKKVCDKCQIIRRNGILRVICENPRHKQRQG; this is encoded by the coding sequence ATGAAAGTTAAACCATCTGTGAAGAAAGTCTGCGACAAGTGTCAGATCATACGTCGCAATGGAATTTTACGGGTTATTTGCGAGAACCCCCGTCACAAGCAACGACAAGGATAA
- the rpsM gene encoding 30S ribosomal protein S13, producing MARISGVDLPKNKRMDIALTYIYGIGRTTALKVLDATSIAWTKKTDDLTADEVNDIRKIIESNYKVEGDLRRDVTSNIKRLMDIGCYRGLRHRKGLPVRGQSTHANARTRKGPRRSIVGKKKK from the coding sequence GTGGCACGAATTTCCGGGGTTGATTTACCCAAGAACAAGCGGATGGATATTGCCTTGACGTACATCTACGGCATAGGGCGAACAACTGCCTTAAAAGTCCTTGATGCCACAAGCATTGCTTGGACCAAAAAAACCGATGATCTTACAGCTGACGAGGTCAACGACATTCGCAAAATTATCGAATCAAATTATAAAGTCGAAGGTGACTTGCGCCGGGACGTGACCAGCAACATCAAGCGCCTTATGGATATCGGATGCTATCGGGGACTGCGTCATCGTAAAGGACTTCCCGTTCGCGGCCAGAGCACGCACGCCAATGCTAGAACACGCAAAGGACCACGTCGCTCTATCGTCGGCAAGAAGAAAAAATAA
- the rpsK gene encoding 30S ribosomal protein S11: protein MAKPARKVGKRKEKKNIPLGIAHIQASFNNTIISFTDQKGNVISWASSGMAGFKGSRKSTPFAAQLAAETAARKAQEQGMRTVGVLVKGPGSGREAAMRAINRVGFQVTYIRDITPIPHNGCRPPKRRRV from the coding sequence ATGGCAAAACCTGCTCGTAAAGTCGGCAAGCGGAAAGAAAAAAAGAATATTCCATTAGGAATCGCTCATATCCAGGCCAGCTTCAACAATACCATTATTTCTTTCACCGATCAGAAAGGAAACGTCATAAGTTGGGCCAGTTCTGGAATGGCCGGCTTCAAAGGCTCACGCAAGAGCACTCCCTTTGCTGCGCAACTGGCAGCGGAAACAGCTGCACGCAAAGCACAAGAACAGGGTATGCGCACGGTCGGGGTTCTTGTTAAAGGACCAGGCTCCGGACGCGAAGCAGCCATGAGAGCGATTAACAGGGTTGGTTTCCAAGTAACTTACATTCGGGATATCACGCCGATTCCGCATAATGGTTGCCGTCCCCCCAAACGAAGACGTGTTTAA
- the rpsD gene encoding 30S ribosomal protein S4, producing the protein MARYTDAKCRICRREGSKLFLKGDRCFTDKCAYERRPYAPGDHGRARKKFSDYALQLREKQKLRRTFGVLEKPFRNYFYKADKQRGVTGTNLLLLLETRLDNVVYRMGYANSRDQARQLIRHGHFTLNGHKVNIPSLRMRIGDEILVKEASRKVPVIQEAQQVIARRGTPPWLEVDGSQHKGKLVAVPTREDISFQINEQLIVELYSK; encoded by the coding sequence TTGGCCAGATATACAGACGCAAAGTGCCGCATATGCCGCCGGGAAGGTTCAAAACTTTTTTTGAAGGGCGATCGATGTTTTACCGACAAATGTGCATATGAGCGACGTCCATATGCTCCCGGCGATCACGGGCGAGCACGCAAAAAATTTAGTGATTATGCTCTTCAGTTGCGGGAAAAACAAAAACTGCGTCGCACTTTCGGCGTTTTGGAAAAACCCTTCCGCAACTATTTTTACAAGGCCGACAAGCAGCGTGGCGTGACTGGAACAAACCTGCTGCTTCTCCTTGAAACACGTCTTGATAATGTCGTTTACAGAATGGGCTACGCCAATTCCAGGGATCAGGCCCGCCAATTAATTCGTCACGGCCACTTCACCTTGAACGGACACAAGGTCAACATTCCTTCACTCCGAATGCGTATCGGCGACGAGATACTCGTCAAGGAAGCCAGTCGCAAGGTACCTGTTATTCAGGAAGCGCAGCAGGTTATTGCCCGTCGAGGCACTCCGCCCTGGCTTGAAGTTGACGGATCACAACACAAAGGCAAGTTGGTCGCCGTTCCGACACGCGAAGATATATCATTTCAGATTAACGAACAGCTCATTGTCGAACTGTATTCAAAATAA